The genomic window ggctaaaAATTACAGtacataaatataagtaataaggaatcattttttgaatattatgaggtgataatttcggtcagggcgtgatcaaatctatcataaagcccttcgggctttattggatttgatcacgccccgaccaaaattatcaccacataatactcaaagaatgattccttattccttatttaaataataaataacaaaagaagCATCATGAAATAGTAATGGCcgttatttttttctcatatagAATAATGAGACAGTTAGAGGTTATCAGTCGCCATTAAGTTATCTTCCATAAcaagtaaataaattatatatttaacattttttttcattaaaataagttGACCTCTGCATACAAAGGCCTACAAAGTTATAGTTGCGTAGGTAGATAAGGACTTTCTTGTTCATATGTACAAAGCGTGAACATCGATATATATTTACGATTGCAGCAAATAAGTTGgcatgttttatgtttttatatgtAGAATCTCTCTTTTAGGCATTTCTATCTAATATCTGTAATCTTGAATGCCCTCTGGgcccaaaattggaaataaactattattattattgttttaatattgtaGGAGGGGTGTAattagttttataatttttaccaaTACAACTCCTAGGAGGACATTAGTTCTCTATCAATAGATTCTATCATATTCATTTCACAGACTTGGAAAATTggttctatatttttttttaccatctgGGATTTATGAAAGTgcaaaacacttttaaaaaaggcACGCTCGCTATTTTGTTGATTAATTAAAATGAGAATATGTCCATGGCTCGTTTGAGAGCACGAAAGTTATACCTGATGCTTGATTAACTTTTTACTTTGGATTAATTTAGTTAAAAGCAAATGTGAGTTATAACCTCTAAATAGAGTGTAAACATTATAATCAAACAGTGGAAAAGAATTGATTCagtattttatgaaaacaaaacatctTAATGGTcgcaaattttatatttcaatattgttttaattaatcaataaccTACCTACATTATCAATTAACGCATTTGACAAGTGAAATGTATAAACTTCTTACGTATTTCAACTGTTGCAATTAGTAATATACATCTCATATTTCGGAAGTATTCTTCTTTGTGTTTAGTCGAACTGGAGTGTGCAGTTAGTTATACCGTAccttaatattgtaaaaaaaaatattcatcggAAAATTAATAATCATCGACTTTCTAACacctaaatattttaaattttatttttctttcttaaatgtTAAGCCAGACTATGTCCATTGTATGCCGATTCAGTTTTTGCTGACTATAGACGTCATTACATCAgtacatgcactacatgtaccAACCgcctaaatgaaataaaagtattttttacattttgaaatcagtttaacagtataaataaatttctaaaaacTTCTAATATTGTTCGGTGAATATTcaaatgtttaacaaaatacatatcatatcaaattttaaaaaaaatcgttatgttgattttatatccattaacttatttatttcaaaaagccATAGGGtaattatctttcttttcaatcataacatctatatacatgtaaatactaatCATTTTACACTCGATACAGAGAGATTCAATATCGCAACTTCCCAGCCCCTTTTCGCAAAAATAAATtcgaaaatatatttttgaaaacaatatttgaaaggCCTCTTTTTTATTGGGATTTGCGTTATTCGTCgctttttgtaaaataaatatatcttttttatgaacGGGATTTGCGTATATCATCgctttttatgaataaatgtcTCACTTAACAAAGAGCACAAGGCTGGTGTGACCgctcagcagaggatgctcactcctcctaggcacctgatcctacctctatctatttggaggtctgtgttgctctactttaaatttttatttcgttttagtgattttttagatggttcacggtttgttattgtcatgtTTTCATTGAAGGTCTTCGGAAAAAACAaccacttattaggtttgttactgaccgACTACGGAAACATGTCGGGTTGATCAATCGCAAAGACTGTGAGGCCTAGCCGAGCAGACCTTGAGATCGTTAGAAACTGTCAGTAACAAACCTTATAAGTAATAATGAGTTTGATTATCAGATCAGTATTTTTGACAAGAGGATGGTTAAATGACATGGAATGATAAAGCTTCGACTTTCGTCGGGATGTAACTATATATAgtttgttcattaaaaaaagctgtcaaatattgagttCCTTATTTTTGTTTCCCTAAAAGAAACGAAATCATTTTTTCATCGACTGTCAAAATCGGAAAGTTTATTCTTTTATTCAAGGGTTTGCTCTTTTGTGAAATTGACACTGTTTTAACTGTAATATACATCGTTGGATTAAGTCGGACAAATGTCATTGAGTTCcatgtattcatatctactaGCCAATGATTGCACGAGTAGATACGGATTGCTCAAAGTCCATGCTCTTGTAAAAAcggatttattaaaaaaaaaataacagtccTGGATGGTCTACATCAAAaacagaatacatttattttgattttcttttttttcataatactgacatgatgacaatatcaaattttacaatacacTCATGATACAACCCGTGTAATCgttcatgatttgaacatcTAAGCAGAACTCATCAGGCTTGCGATTTACAAACCAACCTTAAGCAACTGTTGTTTCGAGTTatcttgtatttttcaaaattcgtAATTCTAAATTGTGtaataaaacttttacaaagtgtgtatctttaaaaaatggcattCTTGGCATTTAGATGTTGAAACTTGGAGCAAAATTTCTGCAGATTTGGTGTTCTTGTTTCGATGAGTTTCACCTAAAAAAAATCTCACGGAAACTTTATATTCGAATATAGCCGTACTACTTGCATTTAAACATCTTCTTGATCTCATTTTTTAAGTCTTCAATCTGCAGGCCATATATGATGGGGTTGATGAGGGAGTTTACGGTCGCCGCGCACAGCGTCATAATGATGACAATATGGGACCGTTCTTGAGACAAGTTTATGAAAACAATGGGTCCAGAGAAGACCATTAACGCAATGATGATGATGCTGACGAGTTTCATGGAGTTTAGGAATCTCCTGGCCTTGATTTTCTCTATTTGGCTCCCACTACTGGTGTAGGTGCTGGAGGATTGGTCCTGGGAGGACTCCACGGTCACAGTGGATTTAGGGGCAGTCTTCCTGTAGCGATGGCGGATTCCCCAAAGAGTCAGCACGTAGAAAACGATCGTGAGAGTTAAGAGGACGGCGTTGAAAGAGAGAAATGTGGGTCGGAATATGTCATAGTTGTTTCCATACACAGTCTTCACATTGCAGACCCGTTTCTTTGAGGAAACTAGCGGTGCCATAATGGACGCATTAAAGGACATGACAGTTGTCCAGCTGATGGCGTATACTATGTACTTGCGGTATCCGTCGAACATCATCGTATTGAGACGGCTTTCAGTAATGACGAGAAAACGGTTGAAGCTGATGTAAAATGTCTGGAAGTGAGACATGGCCACGCCTGTGACCTGCAGGAAAACGTTCCCTATGCAGAGCGGGAGGACCCCGGATAGTACAGGTATAGTCAGACGAAATCCCGTACAAATGGCCCCCACG from Magallana gigas chromosome 9, xbMagGiga1.1, whole genome shotgun sequence includes these protein-coding regions:
- the LOC105337835 gene encoding cannabinoid receptor 1 gives rise to the protein MNSTNGSLPRPSANSFPVPLSVTLFSLGTIVTIENCIVMIACIRNLKLRKNIHHNLVLALSIGDLFLGVGAICTGFRLTIPVLSGVLPLCIGNVFLQVTGVAMSHFQTFYISFNRFLVITESRLNTMMFDGYRKYIVYAISWTTVMSFNASIMAPLVSSKKRVCNVKTVYGNNYDIFRPTFLSFNAVLLTLTIVFYVLTLWGIRHRYRKTAPKSTVTVESSQDQSSSTYTSSGSQIEKIKARRFLNSMKLVSIIIIALMVFSGPIVFINLSQERSHIVIIMTLCAATVNSLINPIIYGLQIEDLKNEIKKMFKCK